One genomic segment of Erysipelotrichaceae bacterium 66202529 includes these proteins:
- a CDS encoding CPBP family intramembrane metalloprotease codes for MWRCMMRKDYKNLISFLLIAFLLPFISVFAQKIIRNKSVSFVLFGIQAAAPTLSAIVTLLFNKKGNKFLKTMFGKEYLQRAILLPLIVASATMFLAKLIFCVLFKADLGLKSISVVQLVMIIWALFAEEIGWRGYLEPLLIKIGINKRIVPGIVGMIWCLWHYHYFIQGSIQVPVLLFFISCIIESYIYSFLMCTTRNNIVSAMTYHYGWNLFIHIVAINPADNSGNIFPYFIMVILETFVVFIFWSIREIKEIPVCHTAK; via the coding sequence ATGTGGAGGTGTATGATGAGGAAAGATTATAAGAACTTAATTTCATTTTTACTTATCGCATTTTTGCTCCCTTTTATATCTGTTTTTGCTCAAAAAATAATAAGAAACAAATCCGTTTCCTTTGTTCTTTTTGGAATACAAGCTGCCGCTCCAACATTATCAGCGATTGTAACATTACTTTTTAACAAAAAGGGAAATAAGTTTTTGAAAACAATGTTTGGAAAAGAATATCTACAAAGGGCCATCCTTCTCCCACTTATTGTTGCTTCCGCGACAATGTTTTTGGCAAAGCTGATTTTTTGTGTTTTGTTTAAAGCAGATTTAGGATTAAAGAGTATTTCAGTTGTTCAGTTGGTGATGATTATTTGGGCGCTTTTTGCAGAGGAAATAGGATGGCGTGGATATTTGGAACCATTGCTGATAAAGATTGGTATCAATAAAAGAATTGTTCCCGGTATTGTAGGAATGATATGGTGCTTATGGCATTATCATTACTTTATTCAGGGGAGTATACAGGTGCCGGTTCTGTTGTTTTTTATAAGCTGTATTATTGAAAGCTATATTTATAGTTTTTTAATGTGTACGACAAGGAATAATATAGTGTCAGCAATGACTTACCATTATGGATGGAATTTATTTATCCATATAGTGGCAATAAACCCTGCCGATAACAGCGGAAATATATTTCCGTATTTTATTATGGTTATATTAGAAACGTTTGTTGTGTTTATATTCTGGAGCATTAGGGAAATAAAGGAAATTCCAGTTTGTCATACTGCAAAATGA
- a CDS encoding GNAT family N-acetyltransferase, which translates to MMRELFEKFPYLENDKVIIKKMEVNDVEALAEISNNDNVYRFIPPFLYKKSKKVLGTAIKNLGKRDFEKKKLIIAGVYLKDNPNKLVGLAEMFDYKKRENKITIGYRVNEGYWNKRIATNTLKLMVDYLVDEIGITTLNAFVMPENVYSSKILLNNGFVKEDYTIKEKNWGGQKIVSVDVYTFRKM; encoded by the coding sequence ATGATGAGAGAACTATTTGAGAAATTTCCATATTTGGAAAATGATAAAGTGATTATAAAAAAAATGGAAGTAAATGATGTTGAAGCGCTCGCAGAGATTAGCAATAATGATAATGTATATAGGTTTATACCTCCATTTTTATATAAGAAAAGCAAGAAAGTATTAGGAACTGCAATTAAAAATTTGGGTAAAAGGGATTTTGAAAAGAAAAAGCTCATAATTGCAGGCGTTTATTTAAAGGATAACCCTAATAAACTGGTGGGTTTAGCAGAAATGTTTGATTACAAAAAAAGAGAAAACAAGATCACAATCGGCTATAGAGTAAATGAAGGTTATTGGAATAAGAGGATAGCAACAAATACTTTAAAGCTAATGGTTGATTATTTAGTGGACGAAATTGGTATTACAACACTTAACGCCTTTGTTATGCCAGAAAATGTATATTCATCGAAAATATTATTAAATAATGGATTTGTCAAAGAGGATTATACGATAAAGGAGAAGAACTGGGGCGGTCAGAAAATCGTATCTGTTGATGTATACACATTCAGAAAGATGTAG
- a CDS encoding GNAT family N-acetyltransferase — translation MVRDIYEYELNNLLHLYIHLHEESVPEMTEDLKKTWQSIMNDKNHHIVVNEIDGRIVSSCVCVVIPNLTRNVRPYAFIENVVTHSDYRGKGYATECLHYSKEIAEKSNCYKMMLLTGAKDETTLKFYHKAGYNSLDKTAYIQWL, via the coding sequence ATGGTTAGAGATATTTATGAGTATGAATTAAATAATTTATTGCATTTGTATATACATTTACACGAGGAATCCGTTCCTGAAATGACAGAGGATTTGAAGAAAACATGGCAATCCATTATGAACGATAAAAACCATCATATTGTCGTTAATGAAATTGATGGTAGAATAGTTTCATCATGTGTATGTGTAGTTATTCCAAATTTGACAAGGAATGTTAGACCATATGCATTTATTGAAAATGTAGTTACACATAGTGACTATAGAGGTAAGGGGTATGCTACAGAATGTCTGCATTATTCTAAAGAGATTGCAGAAAAATCCAATTGTTATAAAATGATGTTACTAACAGGCGCAAAAGATGAGACAACTTTAAAATTTTATCATAAGGCTGGCTATAACAGCTTAGATAAGACAGCATATATTCAATGGCTATAG
- a CDS encoding GNAT family N-acetyltransferase: MEIRKATELDRNDIAFIYADAFSEDWKQLSTDIEKMTRALRNGHILNNYIVAVCDERVVAFIALVTDEVRAFHIPIKDFQKEFGFFKGYMVGMAMKNDMEKQIPLDKGMAYIDIIGVCKDYQHKGIASSLIDYVFNNYEYSSYLLSVTNINKKAIACYRKKDFKEVRREKVKYSKQRGFSEYLYMVYHVNK, translated from the coding sequence TAGAAATGATATAGCCTTTATTTATGCAGATGCTTTTTCAGAGGATTGGAAACAACTTTCTACAGATATTGAAAAAATGACAAGAGCATTAAGAAATGGACATATTCTAAATAATTATATTGTAGCAGTATGTGATGAAAGGGTTGTTGCTTTTATAGCTTTGGTGACTGATGAAGTTAGAGCATTTCATATACCTATAAAAGATTTTCAAAAAGAATTCGGCTTTTTTAAAGGATATATGGTAGGCATGGCTATGAAAAATGATATGGAGAAACAAATTCCATTAGATAAGGGAATGGCATATATAGATATAATTGGTGTGTGTAAAGATTATCAACATAAAGGCATAGCAAGTTCTTTAATTGATTATGTGTTTAATAATTATGAATATTCTTCATATCTTCTTTCTGTAACAAATATCAACAAGAAAGCAATAGCGTGTTATAGAAAAAAAGACTTCAAAGAAGTTAGACGTGAAAAAGTGAAATATTCGAAGCAAAGAGGTTTTTCAGAATATTTATATATGGTCTACCATGTAAATAAATAA